The Diprion similis isolate iyDipSimi1 chromosome 11, iyDipSimi1.1, whole genome shotgun sequence genome includes a region encoding these proteins:
- the LOC124412445 gene encoding uncharacterized protein LOC124412445, with protein sequence MSINTLFYGLVFITLDEVLVRASGISGIGDDGGSLNPYNTGEQEVEPFEFATLKRDENGNGKAKVPGAGYFRLGRNHVEEMPEEAEREARGRSDSFIRFGRSHPKASHHKNEPGFGGFGRIERGNKWVRMGRNARSNNENEISASYEFLKMDKENCQIALNRCHSRVLDFCRADDNDKETCIYYEKSGATVCQKHD encoded by the exons ATG AGCATCAACACGTTGTTCTACGGCTTGGTGTTTATAACCCTGGACGAGGTGCTCGTCAGGGCGTCGGGGATATCAGGAATAGGAGATGACGGCGGTTCTTTGAATCCGTACAACACTGGAGAGCAGGAAGTTGAGCCATTTGAATTCGCGACCTTAAAACGGGACGAAAATGGCAACGGAAAGGCGAAAGTCCCTGGTGCCGGGTACTTCCGGTTAGGTCGCAACCACGTCGAAGAGATGCCGGAAGAGGCGGAAAGAGAAGCGCGCGGAAGGTCGGACAGCTTCATAAGGTTCGGAAGGTCTCACCCGAAGGCTTCGCACCACAAAAACGAGCCTGGATTCGGCGGCTTCGGGAGAATCGAGAGAGGTAACAAGTGGGTCCGTATGGGTCGCAACGCAAGGTCTAATAACGAGAACGAAATTTCGGCGTCGTACGAATTCCTCAAGATGGACAAAGAAAACTGTCAAATAGCGCTGAACCGATGCCACAGTAGAGTTCTGGACTTTTGCAGGGCGGACGATAATGATAAAGAGACATGTATTTACTATGAAAAGTCTGGTGCAACTGTCTGCCAAAAACATGATTAA